Proteins from one Fuerstiella sp. genomic window:
- a CDS encoding AAA family ATPase, with the protein MYLDYWHLTDQPFPYRLPVSESIGTVSQQAALLRLQYCVDNGAGCAVILGESGLGKTTLLKQLEADGPGPEPFIYLAFPGLQATEQLRLLSSQISDTPVAVTDRPDELLQNIATGFRRSNAAEQHPIICFDDAQLLHPTVMTDVLLPLLNLQDIDDEINLTVVLAGQPILASQLSRQPQLRERIAVTARLTGMSEKEIRNYVQGRMKTCGAAETIFTENALKQLHQVSQGNPRRLNRLCHMALLVGRVDELSGIDAEQIDAVGTELMIAA; encoded by the coding sequence ATGTACCTGGACTACTGGCATCTCACCGACCAGCCGTTTCCCTATCGACTACCGGTTTCTGAGAGCATTGGCACGGTGTCGCAGCAGGCAGCATTGCTGCGACTGCAGTACTGTGTCGATAACGGTGCAGGTTGCGCAGTCATTCTTGGTGAATCCGGACTCGGTAAAACGACGTTGTTAAAACAACTCGAAGCAGACGGTCCTGGGCCGGAGCCTTTCATCTATCTGGCATTTCCGGGACTACAGGCCACCGAACAGTTAAGGCTTCTGAGCTCCCAGATTTCAGACACCCCGGTTGCCGTCACCGATCGACCGGATGAACTGCTGCAGAATATTGCCACAGGTTTTCGACGATCGAATGCTGCTGAGCAGCATCCGATCATCTGCTTCGATGATGCCCAGTTGTTGCATCCCACAGTGATGACAGATGTCCTGCTGCCGCTACTTAATCTGCAGGATATCGATGATGAAATTAATTTGACCGTCGTGCTGGCAGGACAACCGATCCTGGCTTCTCAATTGTCCCGACAGCCACAACTTCGAGAGCGAATTGCCGTCACTGCACGACTGACGGGCATGTCTGAAAAAGAAATCCGTAACTACGTCCAGGGCCGAATGAAGACCTGCGGCGCCGCGGAAACAATCTTTACAGAAAATGCTTTGAAACAGCTCCATCAGGTCAGTCAGGGAAACCCCAGACGGCTTAATCGCCTGTGTCATATGGCATTGCTGGTAGGCCGGGTGGATGAACTGTCCGGAATTGACGCGGAACAGATTGACGCGGTTGGGACAGAACTCATGATCGCCGCCTAG